GAAGAGGGCGATCTCTTCAAGGGATCAGGTGTTCCCACCGAGGCCAACGGCTACGCTGGCCAGAACAACTCGGGCTGGATCAACGCTGACTACGACAAGTTGCAACTCCAGGCGCGCACTGAGTTCAACCCCGCCGCGCGCAACAAGCTCTTTGACCAGATGCAGACCATCTGGGCCAAGAACGTGCCGTCGCTGCCGCTGTACTACCGCGTCAACCCGTACATCCAGGCCAACGGACTGGCCAACTACGACTTCAGCGCCTACACGCTGTACCCCACCTGGGATGCCTACCGCGTGGGCTGGACGAGCAAGGGCGCGGTCTCGGCCCACAAGCAGAAGGAATAACCGGGGACAGGGCGCACACCGCCTGAACCTCGGCATGGGGGAGAGGATGCGCCGCACATTGGCCTTCCTCTCCCCGCTCGCGTTCAACGCTCTTTTCCATGTTCCTGAAAGGATGGCTTTTCTATGGCAACCTACGCCCTGCGCCGGATCCTGCAGATGATCCCGCTGCTGCTCGTAATCAGTCTGGTGATTTTTGGCCTGACCGCCCTGCAGCCCGGCGACCCGGTCGATCAGCTGATCTTCGGCAACCCGCGCATTACCCCTGAGGATATTGCCCGGCTGCGCGAGGCCTATGGCCTGAACACGCCCTGGCCCCAGCGGTACGTGTCGTGGCTGCTGCGGGCCTTCCAGGGTGAATTCGGGTATTCACGCGACTTCGGTATTCCGGCCACCCAGTTCATCTTTACCCAGCGCCTGCCCAATACCCTGCTCCTGACCATCCCCGCGCTGGTGATCAGTACCCTGATCGCTGTGCCGTTGGGCATCTATTCGGCCATCCGCCAATACAGCACGCTGGACTACGTGCTGACCTTCCTGAGCTTCGTGGCCTTCAGCGCCCCCGTCTTCTGGATCGGCGTGATGGCGCTGTACCTGTTCGCGGTGTACCTGCCGCAAGTGACGGGTGGGGCCATCGCCCTGCCGCCCGGCGGTCTGGGCAATTTAAGCCCGGAGGACGGGTTCTGGCCCTTCTGGCTAGACCGCCTGAAATACCTGATCCTCCCGCTGTCCATCCTGATGTTCCGTGAAATTGCCGCCACCACCCGCTTCATGCGCGCCAGTTTTCTGGAGGTGATCGGCCAGGACTTCGTGCGGACGGCGCGGGCCAAGGGGCTGCCCAACCGCGCGGTGATCTTCAAGCACGCGCTGAGAAATGCCTTGATTCCGATCATCACCATTCTGGGTCTGTCCATTCCGGGCCTGTTCGGCGGCGCGGTCCTGACCGAGACGGTGTTCTCGTGGCCGGGCATGGGCCGCGCGCTGCTCGATTCACTGGTCAGCAAGGACTTCAACGTGGTGATGCTGTGCCTGATGATGCTGGCCATCCTGACCGTGGTGTTCCAGTTGCTCGCCGATCTGGCCTACGCTTTGGTGGATCCCCGGATTCGCTACTCGTGAGGCTCGTGACCCTGAAGGTGGCCCTCCCATGACAATCACTGCTCCTGCCCCGCCCGCCGAAAAGAGCTACTCCGCGTTGCAGATGTCCATGCGACGGCTGCTGCGTCACAAGGCGGCCATGATCAGCCTGGCGTTCATCGTCTTCGTGGTACTCGCGGCCCTGCTGGCACCGCTGATCGCCCCCCATGATCCCAACGCCCAGGACCTGAGTGGGTTCTTCGCGCCGCCCAGCGCCAGTTACCCGCTGGGCCAGGACGAGCTGGGCCGCGACGTCCTCTCGCGCGTGATCTACGGCAGCCGCATCAGTCTGGTGGTGGGCTTCTCAGTGGCGATCATCAGCGTGTTGCTGGGCACACTGGCCGGACTGGTGGCGGGCTTTTTCGGCGGCCTGACCGACTCGGCCATCAGCCGCTTTATCGAGTTCATGCTCAGTCTGCCCACCCTGCCGCTGCAACTGGTGATCTCGGGATTGTTCGCCAGCAGCGACGCGCCGCTTATCACCAACCTGCGCCAGAACCTCGGCCCCTCGGCCAGCGTGGTGATCATCATCAGCATCTTCGCCATCTTCGGCTGGATGGGCACGGCCCGGCTGGTGCGCGGCGAGGTGTTGCGGCTCAAGAATCTGGAATATGTGGACGCTGCCCGTGCGCTGGGCGCAAACAACAACCGCGTGATGTGGCGGCATCTGGCCCCCAACATGCTGGGAATCATCGTGGTCAGCGCCACCATCGACGTGGCGGGGGCGATTCTGGGCGAGGCCGCCCTGAGCTTTCTGGGTTTCGGCATCCAGCCGCCCGTCTCCACCTGGGGCAACATGCTCAGCAACGCGCAGGAGGTGGTGCTCAGTTACCCTTGGTTGCCGTTCTACCCTGGGTTGGCCATTCTGTTCACCGTGCTGGCCTTCAACTTCCTGGG
This window of the Deinococcus humi genome carries:
- a CDS encoding ABC transporter permease, translated to MTITAPAPPAEKSYSALQMSMRRLLRHKAAMISLAFIVFVVLAALLAPLIAPHDPNAQDLSGFFAPPSASYPLGQDELGRDVLSRVIYGSRISLVVGFSVAIISVLLGTLAGLVAGFFGGLTDSAISRFIEFMLSLPTLPLQLVISGLFASSDAPLITNLRQNLGPSASVVIIISIFAIFGWMGTARLVRGEVLRLKNLEYVDAARALGANNNRVMWRHLAPNMLGIIVVSATIDVAGAILGEAALSFLGFGIQPPVSTWGNMLSNAQEVVLSYPWLPFYPGLAILFTVLAFNFLGDGLRDAFDPKSRR
- a CDS encoding ABC transporter permease — protein: MATYALRRILQMIPLLLVISLVIFGLTALQPGDPVDQLIFGNPRITPEDIARLREAYGLNTPWPQRYVSWLLRAFQGEFGYSRDFGIPATQFIFTQRLPNTLLLTIPALVISTLIAVPLGIYSAIRQYSTLDYVLTFLSFVAFSAPVFWIGVMALYLFAVYLPQVTGGAIALPPGGLGNLSPEDGFWPFWLDRLKYLILPLSILMFREIAATTRFMRASFLEVIGQDFVRTARAKGLPNRAVIFKHALRNALIPIITILGLSIPGLFGGAVLTETVFSWPGMGRALLDSLVSKDFNVVMLCLMMLAILTVVFQLLADLAYALVDPRIRYS